One window of Perca flavescens isolate YP-PL-M2 chromosome 6, PFLA_1.0, whole genome shotgun sequence genomic DNA carries:
- the znf804b gene encoding G patch domain-containing protein 8 translates to MSLSVCLYLDSLSFLSPYPSNALTHSLVSLLLQERAERALGCSVEDLKALFYCELCHKQYFRHREFDNHINSYDHAHKQRLKELKHREFARNVASKSWKDQRKQEKALRRLHQLAQLQQETQRAPGRTGLRSAVRAVRPRQDRNVDKRDHSPEDFNHTQRPPPTQPTAAPLSHQRENPHQSPTQILLATAESPLITHPASKTNPPAVNPQSCLGLYPQLPLPGRGRVGGRLGVSFCFSRRGPRLEPSASVFSDLEEEERDKREQIKERIKGMMEDIDKEIGAAEEGIHSESEKHDFRSDCVRLSDTRPIPREAAREEEIEKRDAVKVHSNISTAAPDNQSHDSLFLPSKTQVALRGTALAGAHMDTEHTDSETKRKQESEAGREESQYMCVLGKDGSTCLRWPVSLLKFTKSQPHVSYSCNPFCLNPQQPELLTEDRQESQQNQFCAPSEESDPCVPAVLTSDTPSCLQRQTRQELKANRQEKSEDYYKAEQHVDVEREAHQFLKNKNVSSSETRPERGRCTLRMDNCMRAASHPFDPTNSDSSDINSQNPLGGRLGGVRGIRERAIIAMSCKLESVTKPGTQRMCSSPSRCECGSETMCKCASAPQPYVGVSEVSRKKRKASTKKHKLGKRNRGEEEKASNKRQSARCKVRSVVSTVSTCIERSGEAGGSLGKKRRQRETGETRMRGRREQRAGSSCLLGRCDAEPVSVSVRKRRPHRSHSTDSQSQPDREQAEHCSAYSQLARHTADRHIEGEGKRDRDAVTFPWRSHFSLHSFSPGCNSKLFWERGHHSNPRSFIDCCYPDNNRGCSPARKRKLLHRDRKVIHSKRKSSRHRDDWEETERGRAMGERSGCRDRGLISDTEQWEWIRGSCPGGSEEGRSRSGWRSRNRGVEWERVASFSPSPSSWDRRGRHLRMEDVDWDRCSVDRWTWSSSDSWEDRGTHRSTSGSRTGADSRDSPGCVWKSAGTRRSSSRHFSSPEWWTSRQTYSPQSVINTRAGRCHSPRSCSPCSSTSMSDLSWEWSRSSTCSGVTVDGLTVSTCRTSLGAPGLSSEAHQEVKKQSSPTSTTSGLTSCSFSHSSPNRSSFAPTVPGLNTHHCDTSPSQLKEPNSQSDFGHGPSALVNSSKSGTTLPGLSPRKSVPQKPARMLLLPLIGKLPAIQRKARKKQGLLEKSQEKEGEEEEEAKGSGTDPAAVVDSQKCPLDMVESNHCSMPNLCPSQISTYDKQTGGETAPPISFTAEEMDKYRLLQEQAREHMQKVLEQTQESADMHTKTNTHTAQRENCGTSEEQYTPAPLHNPSQPQTQSLHTDTMQTQAQHTVRVSLPLPHVTSQENFTQPVALRVPNLPPLSSLHHIILQHAALSMPPSSSSSSTPSTSPTIHPHAAQLPHPLPPLHLSLPHHLHLSPFSISSLFPSILLSHHPIPLLPQSPAFHATPLAPPSQVALQPLNPQSFMDRVWPVRFQQKAL, encoded by the exons AGGCTGAAGGAACTCAAGCACAGAGAGTTTGCTCGCAATGTGGCCTCGAAATCATGGAAGGACCAACGCAAACAGGAGAAGGCTCTCAGACGCCTGCACCAGCTCGCACAACTGCAACAGGAAACCCAGCG AGCCCCAGGAAGAACAGGACTAAGAAGTGCAGTCAGGGCTGTGAGACCGCGGCAAGATAGAAACGTGGACAAAAGAGACCACAGCCCTGAGGACTTCAACCACACCCAGAGACCCCCTCCTACGCAACCCACGGCAGCTCCTCTCAGCCACCAGCGAGAAAATCCACACCAATCTCCTACCCAAATACTGCTAGCCACTGCAGAGTCCCCACTAATCACACATCCGGCATCCAAAACAAACCCACCTGCAGTGAACCCCCAGTCTTGCCTGGGCTTGTATCCCCAGCTGCCTCTCCCAGGGCGGGGGAGAGTGGGAGGCAGGCTTGGGGTGTCCTTCTGCTTCTCACGCAGGGGGCCCAGGCTCGAGCCTTCCGCCTCCGTCTTCTCGgacctggaggaggaggagagagacaagagggaacaaataaaagaaaggaTAAAGGGTATGATGGAAGATATTGACAAGGAAATTGGGGCAGCAGAGGAGGGGATACACAGTGAGAGTGAAAAACATGATTTCAGATCTGACTGTGTTAGACTGAGCGACACAAGGCCAATCCCCAGGGAGGCTGCCAGAGAAGAGGAGATTGAAAAAAGAGATGCAGTGAAAGTACACTCTAATATTTCCACAGCAGCACCTGATAATCAGAGCCATGATTCACTATTCTTGCCATCAAAGACCCAGGTGGCCCTAAGGGGCACAGCATTAGCAGGTGCACACATGGACACCGAACACACAGATAGCGAGACAAAGAGAAAGCAAGAATCAGAGGCGGGGAGGGAAGAGagtcagtatatgtgtgtgctggGGAAGGACGGCTCTACTTGTCTGAGATGGCCTGTCAGTTTGCTTAAGTTCACCAAGTCTCAACCACACGTCTCTTACAGCTGCAACCCATTCTGCTTGAACCCACAACAACCAGAACTACTCACAGAGGATCGGCAGGAGTCACAACAAAATCAGTTTTGTGCTCCCTCAGAGGAATCAGATCCATGTGTGCCAGCTGTTCTTACATCAGACACTCCTTCCTGTTTACAAAGACAGACAAGACAAGAGCTGAAAGCAAACAGACAGGAAAAATCTGAGGATTACTATAAGGCAGAGCAACATGTAGACGTAGAGAGAGAAGCACACCAGTTCCTAAAGAACAAAAACGTTTCATCGTCAGAAACAAGACCAGAAAGAGGAAGATGCACGCTAAGAATGGATAATTGCATGAGGGCAGCGTCCCATCCATTTGACCCCACTAATAGTGACAGCTCTGACATAAACTCCCAGAATCCTCTGGGAGGCAGATTAGGGGGTGTGAGAGGGATCAGGGAGAGAGCCATCATAGCCATGAGCTGTAAATTAGAGTCTGTCACCAAACCTGGCACACAGAGGATGTGCAGTAGCCCGTCCAGGTGTGAGTGTGGGAGTGAGACAATGTGCAAGTGTGCCAGCGCTCCACAGCCGTATGTGGGTGTCTCAGAAGTGTCACGCAAAAAGAGGAAAGCcagcacaaagaaacacaagctgGGAAAGAGGAATAGGGGTGAGGAGGAAAAGGCTTCAAACAAGCGCCAATCAGCAAGGTGCAAAGTGAGGAGTGTTGTCTCCACAGTCTCCACTTGCATTGAGAGGAGTGGAGAAGCTGGAGGGAGCTTGGGGAAGAAAAGGAGGCAAAGGGAGACGGGGGAGACGAGGATGAGGGGAAGGAGGGAGCAGAGAGCAGGGAGCAGCTGTCTCCTCGGGAGATGTGATGCTGAGCCAGTATCTGTCTCTGTCAGGAAGAGGAGGCCTCACAGGAGCCACAGCACTGATTCCCAGTCCCAGCCAGACAGAGAGCAGGCAGAGCACTGCAGTGCCTACTCCCAGCTCGCcagacacacagcagacagacacatcgAGGGGGAGGGAAAGCGAGACAGAGATGCAGTGACTTTTCCCTGGCGGTCTCACTTCTCCTTACACTCCTTCTCACCAGGATGTAACTCTAAGCTGTTTTGGGAAAGGGGTCACCATAGCAACCCCAGGAGTTTCATTGACTGCTGTTACCCTGACAACAACCGTGGTTGCAGCCCGGCGAGAAAGAGAAAACTCCTCCACAGGGACAGGAAAGTCATTCATAGTAAGAGGAAGAGTTCGAGGCATCGTGATGActgggaggagacagagaggggcaGGGCAATGGGAGAGCGTTCAGGTTGCAGAGACAGGGGCCTGATTTCAGATACAGAACAGTGGGAGTGGATAAGGGGGAGCTGTCCTGGAGGTAGTGAGGAGGGCAGGTCAAGAAGTGGGTGGAGATCGAGAAACAGAGGAGTGGAGTGGGAGCGGGTGGCAAGTTTTAGCCCCAGTCCTAGCAGCTGGGACAGGAGAGGCAGACATCTTAGAATGGAAGATGTCGACTGGGACAGGTGCAGCGTGGACAGATGGACATGGAGCAGCAGCGACAGCTGGGAAGACAGGGGGACACACAGATCTACGTCAGGCTCCAGGACAGGGGCAGACAGCAGAGACAGCCCAGGCTGTGTGTGGAAATCTGCAGGCACCAGACGCTCAAGCTCGAGACACTTCTCCAGCCCTGAGTGGTGGACAAGTAGGCAGACATACAGCCCCCAGAGTGTGATCAACACACGGGCCGGCAGATGCCACAGCCCTCGCTCCTGCAGCCCCTGCAGCAGCACCAGCATGTCCGATCTAAGCTGGGAGTGGAGCAGGAGCAGCACCTGCTCAGGAGTCACAGTGGATGGGTTGACAGTCAGCACCTGTAGGACGTCCTTAGGAGCTCCAGGACTCTCATCTGAGGCCCATCAGGAGGTAAAGAAGCAGAGCAGCCCCACGTCCACTACATCTGGCCTTACCTCTTGCTCCTTCTCTCATTCCTCGCCCAACAGATCCTCTTTTGCTCCCACAGTTCCGGGCCTCAACACGCATCATTGTGACACAAGCCCTTCTCAGCTTAAGGAGCCCAATTCACAGTCTGACTTTGGACATGGACCCTCTGCCCTTGTCAACTCAAGCAAGTCAGGCACAACTCTCCCAGGACTATCCCCCAGAAAGTCTGTGCCACAGAAACCAGCCAGGATGTTGCTTCTCCCTCTCATAGGGAAACTACCTGCAATCCAGAGAAAGGCCAGGAAGAAACAAGGGCTGCTGGAGAAAAGtcaggagaaggagggagaggaggaagaggaggctaaGGGCAGTGGAACGGATCCTGCAGCAGTCGTCGACAGTCAAAAATGTCCTCTGGACATGGTTGAGTCAAACCATTGTAGCATGCCAAATCTCTGCCCGTCGCAGATTAGCACTTATGACAAGCAGACAGGTGGAGAGACAGCTCCGCCAATCAGCTTTACTGCTGAGGAGATGGACAAATATCGCCTCCTGCAAGAGCAGGCGAGAGAGCACATGCAGAAAGTTCTGGAACAGACGCAAGAGAGTGCAGATatgcacacaaagacaaacacacacacagcacagcgaGAGAACTGTGGGACTTCAGAGGAACAATACACACCTGCACCCTTGCACAACCCTTCACAGCCTCAAACCCAGTCGCTTCACACAGACACGATGCAAACACAAGCACAGCACACCGTCAGGGTCAGTCTCCCACTTCCACACGTGACCTCACAAGAGAACTTTACTCAACCCGTGGCTCTGAGAGTCCCAAACCTGCCCCCTCTCTCCAGCCTCCATCATATTATTTTACAACACGCAGCCCTCTCCatgcccccctcctcctcatcttcttccACCCCATCCACCTCTCCCACCATCCACCCACACGCAGCTCAACTCCCTCACCCCCTGCCCCctctccacctctccctccctcatcaCCTTcacctctctcccttttccatATCCTCACTGTTTCCCTCCATTCTGCTGTCCCATCATCCCATCCCTCTCCTCCCCCAGTCCCCTGCTTTTCACGCGACCCCACTTGCTCCGCCCTCCCAAGTAGCCCTGCAACCCTTAAACCCACAGTCTTTCATGGACAGAGTGTGGCCAGTGAGGTTTCAACAGAAGGCGTTGTGA